One genomic region from Candidatus Babeliales bacterium encodes:
- a CDS encoding OmpA family protein produces MKKISILAIALIVSLPGCFGRKKESAKPVRKNDVERYMQTDGNVNDLESFDGEDMDDLDDLLENDDTDLSDEELADLDSFDINELDTPMDEYEDEIDEDIMDDSAEYAWIDAQTDDEFKKLYFSFNHYGIKPDQKETMNYNIEQVKQLVAESGSAAQPTIVIEGHACQEGAPAYNLALSEKRAKNVADFFVAAGVDRSTIKVVGRGQECPIARDGKAINGSREDRAPNRRVEVRVIYT; encoded by the coding sequence ATGAAAAAAATTTCCATTTTGGCTATTGCATTAATTGTAAGTTTACCTGGTTGCTTTGGAAGAAAAAAAGAATCAGCAAAACCAGTACGAAAAAATGATGTTGAAAGATACATGCAAACAGATGGTAATGTTAATGATTTAGAGAGCTTTGATGGTGAGGACATGGACGATTTAGATGACTTATTAGAGAATGATGATACGGATTTATCAGACGAAGAACTCGCAGATCTTGACAGCTTTGATATTAATGAATTAGATACGCCTATGGATGAATATGAAGATGAGATTGATGAAGATATAATGGATGATTCAGCAGAATATGCGTGGATAGACGCTCAAACCGATGACGAATTTAAAAAACTTTATTTCTCATTCAATCATTATGGTATTAAACCTGATCAAAAAGAGACAATGAATTATAATATAGAACAAGTTAAACAGTTAGTTGCTGAATCTGGCAGCGCAGCTCAACCAACGATTGTTATTGAGGGTCATGCATGCCAAGAAGGTGCTCCTGCATATAACTTGGCATTATCAGAAAAGCGTGCAAAAAATGTAGCTGATTTCTTTGTTGCTGCTGGTGTAGATAGAAGTACTATCAAGGTAGTTGGTCGTGGCCAGGAATGTCCAATTGCTCGAGATGGTAAAGCTATTAACGGATCACGTGAAGATCGTGCACCAAACCGTCGTGTTGAAGTACGCGTAATTTATACATAA
- the mnmE gene encoding tRNA uridine-5-carboxymethylaminomethyl(34) synthesis GTPase MnmE, which translates to MLYSTFNDTIIAQCTPHGSGAIALLRLSGHTVFAIVDLISKLPGNKKISSQATHTIHYGWIIDEEGVHIDQVLFLLMRAPHTFTGDDTIEITCHNNPFIIQNIIRIAINAGARTAQEGEFSRRAVLNNKIDIIQAEAINELIHANTQLTLKQSLSQLKGSFTQWVASIEQQLIKALALSEASFEFLDEENMEFNHDIKEIITTILETVTYLKKNFNQQQHIRSGIRIALIGSVNAGKSSLFNALLDQERAIVTDIAGTTRDAIEAGLYKNGNYWTMIDTAGLRTTDDIIEQIGITRSHQEAHKADIILLVCDGSQKITIVETTIYEELLIRYNDKIIIVFTKADLPQQPHQLLCDKIAYVTSIADKDSIHSVEKAIQEKITTLFQSIGSPFLLNQRHYANILSLESNLMIIINMLTDTTDYELVSYHLNDALSLLSELTGKTISEAGMDAVFREFCVGK; encoded by the coding sequence ATGCTATACAGTACTTTTAATGACACGATCATCGCTCAATGTACACCGCACGGAAGTGGAGCTATTGCTTTATTGCGTCTTTCTGGCCATACAGTGTTTGCTATTGTTGATCTGATAAGCAAACTTCCTGGAAATAAAAAAATAAGCTCTCAGGCAACACATACTATTCATTATGGGTGGATCATTGATGAAGAAGGCGTACATATTGATCAAGTGCTTTTTTTATTGATGCGTGCTCCTCATACCTTTACCGGCGATGATACGATAGAAATAACTTGCCACAACAATCCATTTATTATTCAAAATATTATTAGAATTGCTATCAATGCGGGCGCGCGTACAGCTCAAGAAGGTGAATTTTCTCGTCGTGCAGTACTCAATAATAAAATTGATATTATCCAAGCTGAGGCTATCAATGAACTCATTCACGCAAATACGCAACTGACGCTTAAACAGTCATTATCTCAACTAAAAGGTAGCTTTACTCAATGGGTTGCTTCTATAGAACAGCAACTTATTAAAGCCTTGGCGTTATCAGAAGCAAGTTTTGAATTTCTTGATGAAGAGAATATGGAATTCAATCATGACATTAAAGAAATTATTACTACTATTCTAGAAACCGTTACGTACCTTAAAAAGAACTTCAACCAACAACAACACATTAGAAGTGGCATTCGAATCGCTCTTATTGGATCTGTTAATGCTGGCAAATCATCATTGTTTAATGCACTACTTGACCAAGAACGTGCAATTGTAACTGATATTGCTGGTACAACACGAGATGCAATTGAAGCGGGATTATATAAAAACGGTAACTATTGGACTATGATTGATACAGCTGGTCTTCGCACAACTGATGATATTATTGAGCAGATAGGTATAACTCGCTCACATCAAGAAGCGCATAAGGCTGATATTATTCTTCTTGTATGTGATGGATCACAAAAAATTACTATTGTTGAAACAACTATTTATGAAGAGCTACTTATCCGATACAATGATAAAATTATCATTGTATTTACTAAAGCAGATCTACCTCAACAACCACATCAATTATTATGCGATAAAATAGCATATGTCACCAGTATTGCCGATAAAGACAGTATTCATTCAGTTGAAAAAGCAATTCAGGAAAAAATTACTACGTTGTTCCAATCTATTGGGTCTCCTTTTTTACTTAATCAGCGGCACTATGCCAATATACTTTCTCTTGAAAGCAATTTAATGATCATAATAAATATGCTAACTGATACTACTGACTACGAACTTGTCTCATACCATCTTAATGATGCACTATCTTTATTATCAGAATTAACCGGTAAAACAATAAGTGAAGCTGGTATGGATGCTGTGTTTCGTGAATTTTGTGTTGGAAAATAA
- a CDS encoding glycosyltransferase: MRKLGIIVNKKVLIFTSCGGGGHTTASSAIETYLKNNYQAQSINVFDEILHHLDIFSIITLHTYSGEQLYNLLIIKKRFRLLCWFYSFGKWYINMRRKSIYNLLYSYCITTKPDLIISVIPILNYIILDVVQELNIPFLLIPTDLDVTTFINKITQPTYQHFYIGLMFDDEQIMLPLTNALIPKKQCFIIGAPLHIDFFKPKSKIELKHHYTIASNKPVIMILMGSHGSNDIEKNITQLIKISIPIHLIVCIGKNKHSKQIIDDLSLPENISVSIIEFTERIIDYMIMADILISKAGSMSLCEALYTDLPILLDATTYPLLPWEKFNHIFVKKHHMGDQIKDYTQITSKVSFLIKQQQELLSYKKNIKKLQKKNCQEELLSLIQKII, translated from the coding sequence ATGAGAAAATTAGGCATTATAGTGAATAAAAAAGTTCTTATTTTCACAAGCTGTGGCGGAGGGGGACATACTACAGCAAGTTCTGCCATTGAAACTTACTTAAAAAATAACTATCAAGCTCAATCCATCAATGTTTTTGATGAGATACTCCATCATCTTGATATTTTTTCTATCATAACGCTACATACATATTCTGGTGAACAGCTATATAATCTACTCATAATAAAAAAACGTTTTCGTTTACTTTGTTGGTTCTATTCATTTGGAAAATGGTATATAAACATGAGAAGAAAAAGTATATATAATTTGCTCTATAGCTATTGCATTACAACTAAGCCTGATCTTATAATTTCAGTCATTCCTATTCTCAACTACATTATTCTTGATGTTGTACAAGAATTAAATATTCCTTTTTTACTTATACCAACAGATTTAGATGTTACGACATTTATTAATAAAATTACACAACCTACCTATCAACACTTTTATATTGGACTTATGTTTGATGATGAACAAATAATGCTTCCTCTAACAAATGCTTTGATACCAAAAAAACAGTGCTTTATTATTGGTGCGCCGCTACACATAGACTTTTTTAAACCAAAAAGCAAAATTGAGCTAAAGCACCACTACACTATTGCAAGCAACAAGCCTGTTATAATGATTCTTATGGGATCTCATGGGTCAAATGATATAGAAAAGAATATAACTCAGCTTATCAAAATATCCATTCCTATTCACCTTATTGTATGCATAGGAAAAAATAAACACAGTAAACAGATAATAGATGATTTATCTCTACCAGAGAATATTTCAGTATCAATTATTGAATTCACTGAACGTATAATAGATTACATGATTATGGCAGATATTCTTATATCAAAAGCAGGTAGCATGAGCCTTTGTGAAGCTCTTTACACAGATCTTCCTATATTACTTGACGCAACAACGTATCCACTACTTCCCTGGGAAAAGTTTAATCATATTTTTGTTAAAAAACATCACATGGGTGATCAAATCAAAGATTATACTCAAATCACATCTAAGGTATCATTTCTAATAAAACAGCAACAGGAACTATTAAGCTATAAAAAAAACATAAAAAAATTACAAAAAAAGAACTGCCAAGAAGAATTATTATCCTTAATTCAAAAAATAATATAA